A section of the Oryza sativa Japonica Group chromosome 1, ASM3414082v1 genome encodes:
- the LOC107276778 gene encoding isoflavone reductase-like protein — protein sequence MFVDDKDMSAVTIKAEEDPRTVDKILYVQPPANLCSLNQLVSVLEKKIGRDLEKCYVPEEELAIKIEASPFPLNFQLAIVHSALLPGVASCGQTAVRVEATELYPDMEYVTVEEYFDSLI from the exons ATGTTCGTGGACGATAAGGATATGAGCGCGGTGACAATAAAAGCCGAGGAGGACCCACGAACAGTCGACAAGATACTGTATGTGCAGCCACCTGCGAATTTGTGCTCTCTCAATCAGCTCGTCTCCGTGTTGGAGAAGAAGATCGGCAGGGACCTCGAGAAATGCTACGTGCCCGAGGAAGAGCTTGCAATAAAAATCGAAG CATCCCCGTTCCCGCTCAACTTTCAGTTGGCCATAGTGCACTCGGCGTTGCTGCCCGGGGTGGCGTCGTGCGGGCAGACCGCCGTCCGCGTCGAGGCGACGGAGCTGTACCCGGACATGGAGTACGTCACCGTCGAGGAGTACTTCGACAGCCTGATATGA
- the LOC112938296 gene encoding isoflavone reductase — translation MASSRILVIGGTGRLGRHLVTASLDAGHPTAVLVRRPATAGARADSPVKAKLTEELCDNGARLVYGDVNDHDILVAAIKNADVVICAVGHTTPHKLVENQIKIMEAIRDAGNVKRFVPSECGASGADAGASKKHPGSQASSPRSSESFRDSSHHRMRLSGSWLPAAQGRKP, via the exons ATGGCGAGTAGTAGGATTCTGGTGATAGGCGGCACGGGGAGACTCGGGCGTCACCTCGTGACGGCAAGCCTCGACGCCGGCCACCCGACGGCGGTGCTCGTCCGCCgcccggccaccgccggcgcccgaGCCGACAGCCCCGTCAAGGCCAAGCTCACAGAGGAACTCTGTGACAATGGAGCCAGACTTGTCTAT GGGGACGTCAACGACCACGATATTCTAGTGGCGGCGATCAAGAACGCCGATGTGGTGATCTGCGCTGTTGGTCACACTACGCCGCACAAACTGGTGGAGAACCAGATTAAGATCATGGAAGCAATCCGGGATGCTGGCAATGTCAAG CGGTTCGTGCCATCTGAATGTGGAGCTAGCGGAGCAGATGCTGGAGCCAGCAAGAAGCATCCTGGGAGCCAAGCTTCGAGTCCGCGAAGCTCTGAGAGCTTCAGGGATTCCTCACACCATCGTATGCGGCTATCTGGTTCATGGCTTCCTGCTGCCCAAGGCCGGAAACCCTGA
- the LOC4326355 gene encoding isoflavone reductase homolog IRL gives MTKTKKSNNDSTILVIGGTGIIGRHIVAASLDAGHPTLVLVRPTAASAAVDVDSDKAKLLASLVASGATIVYGDMNDRESLVAAIRQADVVISAVGHRGTVELDGQLKVVEAIKEAGNVKRFVPSEYGCDVEQAEEGTLEPARSIIAAKVRVREAVRAAGIPYTFVCSYWAHGFMLPRLGDPLVDRPPATVATVYGDDTQRAIFVDEKDMSAVAIKAMEDERAANKILYVRPPANKLSLGQLVRLWEKKSGNTLQKRYVSDLQLANQVQEAPFPVNFQLAMVHSTLVAGVCEQTINPDVGAEATELYPEMDFLTVDSYLDALLLHA, from the exons ATGACGAAGACGAAGAAGTCCAACAACGACAGTACGATCCTGGTGATCGGCGGCACGGGGATCATCGGGCGGCACATCGTCGCGGCGAGCCTCGACGCCGGCCACCCGACGCTCGTGCTCGTCCGCCCGACggccgcatccgccgccgtcgacgtcgactCCGACAAGGCGAAGCTCCTGGCCTCCCTCGTCGCCAGCGGAGCCACCATCGTCTAC GGCGACATGAACGACCGCGAGAGCTTGGTGGCGGCGATCAGGCAGGCGGACGTGGTGATCTCCGCCGTCGGCCACCGTGGGACGGTGGAGCTGGACGGCCAGCTTAAGGTCGTCGAGGCGATCAAGGAGGCCGGAAATGTCAAG CGATTCGTGCCGTCGGAGTACGGATGCGACGTGgagcaggcggaggaggggacgcTGGAGCCGGCGAGGAGCATCATCGCCGCCAAGGTCCGCGTCCGCGAGGCCGTCAGAGCCGCCGGGATCCCCTACACCTTCGTCTGCAGCTACTGGGCCCACGGCTTCATGCTCCCCCGCCTCGGCGACCCCCTCGTCGACCGCCCtccggccaccgtcgccaccgtctaCGGCGACGACACCCAGCGAG CCATCTTCGTGGACGAGAAGGACATGAGCGCGGTGGCGATAAAGGCGATGGAGGACGAGAGGGCGGCGAACAAGATCCTGTACGTGCGGCCGCCGGCGAACAAGCTGTCGCTGGGCCAGCTCGTCCGTCTCTGGGAGAAGAAGTCCGGCAACACCCTCCAGAAACGCTACGTCTCCGACCTGCAGCTTGCCAACCAAGTCCAAG AGGCACCGTTCCCGGTGAACTTTCAGCTGGCGATGGTGCACTCGACGCTGGTGGCCGGGGTGTGCGAGCAGACGATCAACCCGGACGTCGGAGCGGAGGCGACGGAGCTGTACCCGGAGATGGACTTCCTCACCGTCGACAGCTACCTCGACGCcctcctcttgcatgcatgA
- the LOC136354932 gene encoding uncharacterized protein translates to MASRKLHHYFQAHRVSVVTSYPLGQILHNQEDTGRVVKWAIELAEFDLHFEPWHAIKSKVLAVFIAEWTPVDDPVSSNAPSLPRDGGDPNVDIRAGHWVMHFDGSLNIQSARTGVTLTSPSGDVLKYVVRLDFRATNNMAEYEGLLAGLRAAAEMGIRHLLVLGDYQLFVNQVSKEYQSTDPQMDAYVREVRRMERHFDGLELRHVPRRDNAVADELSRIASARAPLPPRTFEERLVQSSARFDPPRDPGATASAPTPDDPRASRPDGVNPDPPRQVVWMTDIRAYLDNNTLPEDRAEAEKLARVSKRYVLVEGTLYRRAANGILLKCISREQGVELIADAHQGGYQHLYVAIDKFTKWPEAYPVIKIDKHSALKFIRGITSRFGVPNRIITDNGTQFTSELFGDYCDDMSIKLCFASPAHPKSNGQVKRANAEILKDLKTKTYNVLKKHGDSWLEQLPAVLWANQTTPSHTTGETPFFLVYGAEADLPLELSLGSPRVALYDEANQDDLRRDDLDYLEERRRRPALRAARYQQRLRRYHQRHVRARSLQVGDLVLRRVQSRLG, encoded by the exons ATGGCCTCAAGGAAATTGCACCACTACTTCCAAGCGCATCGGGTTTCCGTCGTGACGTCTTACCctctcggccaaatcttgcacaaCCAAGAGGATACCGGTCGGGTCGTAAAGTGGGCCATCGAGCTCGCTGAGTTCGACCTGCACTTCGAACCATGGCACGCGATCAAAAGCAAAGTCTTGGCTGTCTTCATCGCGGAGTGGACCCCGGTGGACGACCCTGTTTCGTCCAatgctccctccctccctagGGATGGAGGAGACCCAAACGTTGACATTCGCGCCGGGCACTGGGTTATGCATTTCGATGGCTCCCTCAACATTCAAAGTGCAAGGACCGGAGTCACGCTGACTTCGCCAAGTGGGGATGTCCTCAAGTACGTCGTTCGGCTCGATTTCCGAGCCACAAACAACATGGCGGAATACGAAGGACTCCTAGCGGGATTAAGGGCGGCGGCCGAAATGGGCATCCGCCACCTCCTAGTCCTAGGCGATTACCAGCTATTCGTAaatcaggtctccaaggagtACCAAAGCACCGATCCGCAAATGGACGCATACGTCCGCGAGGTGCGACGCATGGAACGCCACTTCGACGGACTTGAGCTCCGGCACGTGCCCCGACGCGACAACGCGGTCGCTGACGAGTTGTCGCGCATCGCATCAGCACGAGCCCCACTCCCTCCGAGGACCTTCGAGGAAAGGCTTGTGCAGTCGTCGGCGCGGTTTGACCCCCCGAGGGACCCCGGCGCCACAGCCTCCGCCCCGACCCCTGACGACCCGCGGGCCTCGAGGCCCGATGGGGTCAACCCCGACCCCCCTCGTCAGGTCGTTTGGATGACTGACATCCGAGCGTATCTCGACAATAATACTCTTCCTGAGGATCGCGCAGAAGCTGAGAAGCTTGCGCGTGTCTCTAAGCGGTACGTGCttgtagaagggaccctctatcggcgtgCCGCCAACGGGATACTCTTGAAGTGTATttctcgggaacaaggcgtcgagctcaTTGCCGACGCTCATCAGG GCGGGTATCAGCACCTGTACGTCGCCATTgacaagttcaccaagtggcccgaggcttacccggtcatcaagatcgacaAGCATTCTGCCCTCaagttcatcaggggcatcacgtcCCGGTTCGGGGTGcccaaccgtatcattacggataatggcacccagtTCACCAGTGAGCTGTTCGGTGACTATTGCGATGACATGAGCATCAAGCTGTGCTTCGCCTCACCCGCCCACCCCAAGAGCAACGGCCAAGTCAAGCGAGCCAACGCCGAAATCCTCAAAGACCTCAAGACCAAGACGTACAACGTCCTGAAGAAGCACGGAGATTCGTGGCTCGAGCAACTGCCCGCCGTGCTGTGGGCAAATCAGACCACTCCAAGTCACACCACAGGGGAGACTCCCTTTTTCCTGGTGTATGGCGCCGAGGCGGACCTACCTTTGGAGCTTTCCCTGGGTTCGCCTCGCGTCGCGCTGTACGATGAGGCCAACCAGGATGATCTCCGCCGTGACGATCTCGACTATTTGGAAGAGCGGAGAAGGCGCCCGGCCCTACGAGCGGCGCGCTACCAGCAAAGACTgaggcgctaccatcagcgccacgtccgggcccggtCACTACAAGTcggcgacctcgtcctacgccgcgtgcAGTCGCGCTTgggctga